Part of the Zingiber officinale cultivar Zhangliang chromosome 8A, Zo_v1.1, whole genome shotgun sequence genome, AAAATTAATTCCAAAAGAAAATAttcctatatttttaaaaaaatatttttcaagaattATATATGCTCGGTAGACTAGATAGTTAAATTGTGGGATTGTAGATTTCTATGGACCAAAGAGAACATATCATCATTCCAATTAATTCTTGCACAATTCACAAAACAAACTAAATAATCATTTACCTAAGGGAGGAAAAGTATTCTATTTTACCATTGttatagtaaaagatgattatgtTCATCCCATATGTCTTTCACAATCTGTCCCAAAATTACATaatgaaaggtaaatcatggTATCAGCTTATAACCGACCGCCAAATTGACTAGATAGtggaaaaacttttttttttctaagaatATGTGTCTGTTGGAAATTGATTCGTTCCTCATTGTAGCAAGCAAAAGTAATACTTGCGAAAAgtgacattttttaaaaaatatttaattagggATTATTTGGTATTTGAGTCAAACAAAATCAGAGAAAATTAATTCCAAAAGAAAATAttcctatattttttaaaaaatatttttcaagaattATATATGCTATGTAGACTAGATAGTTAAATTGTGGGATTGTAGATTTCTATGGACCAAAGAGAACATATCATCATTCCAATTAATTCTTGCACAATTCACAAAACAAACTAAATAATCATTTACCTAAGGGAGGAAAAATATTCTACTTCACCACTGttatagtaaaagatgattatattCATTTTAGATGTTCCTCATAGTCTGTCCCAAAATTATATAATGGGAGGTATATACAATACCCGTTTATACCCGACTGCCAAGTTGACTAGATGGTGTAAGGGATTTTTTTTCCTGAGAATATGTGTTTGTTAAAAATTGATCTGTTCCTCATTGTAGTAAAtctgtcatcctctaattaattggATATCTCGTGAAGACTACTTTGCCTATGTTGTACTAAGTTATAAGGTAATATCTAAGTCATCAGATGCCACAAATTTAATCTCCTTTCCAAGTTTTGTAATCCCATTTCAAATGGAGTTACAAATTCTCAATTCCTAACGATCACAAAATTCCATACAATCACATAAATTCCTTAAATAATTATTATCACACTTACACCCCTTAGATACATGCAAATGAAAAATCTAGTTAAAATGCCATATATATAATTCTCTTATTAGAAGCATAAGCTTGGTAGGTCACTTAAGTATAATTTCCATCCCAAAGAAAAACATTAATGATATACTCTTATAAATCTGTTTCTTTTGTgtagaattaattaattataacaaAGCTATATATATTACATAggctataaatatattttttttccgtTTCAATTATGTCAACAGGAATTGAAGAAATAGTTTAATAATATATACAAAAGGAAAGCATGCATGCTACTCTTATATGATGATAATTATAGGTGGCACCACAACTAGGCAAATATTATAAAAAGTGCAAGGCTACAAGTTTATGGAGTACTATAAGCCAAATATGTTCTTACCTAGAATGGCCCTCTTCCCTTTAACCTATCTCCTGATCAGTCTTCACTTTGTTGTGCCAGATCACCTGCAACACATCTCGAGGCAAAAGTGAAAAACTGCAGGTAGAATAATTAGATGATGGCAAATGCAAAATGGAACTCATGCAACCTCACAAACATTACACTCAATTCTTACAAGGTTCTTAATTCGCCACATTTCATCTTACAGTTCCTCCACATCCCACACGAGATCAACCAGTTTCTAGCTAGCTAGATATATAAAATGAGCAACAATTTGGAAAGAGTTAATTAAACAGGAAGTGAATATAATTATCATATCATGTAATTATAATTAGGTGTTGTGGATTGATTGAAACGCATGATATAATCGATCGagcaactcttcttcttcttcttctaccatGGTCCTCCGGCGTTGTTGTTCATGAGGCCAGTCCAGAAGCCTGCGGGCGGAGGAAGCTCATCGCCTTGCCTGTTGTTATTTTCGTCGAACAGTTGGTGTGCCACATTAATGCCACTTGAAGGCACCACTGCCGGCTTCATGTCGTCCGCTAGCGGAAACAGCAGCTTACCCCCGCCGCCGTACCCTCCGACGTTAACTCCTCCGTCCATCGGAAAGCTCATGGACGGTGGCGGTCTGATTAGCTCTTGCACTCCGAAGCCCGAGAGGTACTCCGCCGCGGCCGATGGCGCGGACAGCATCGGCAAGAAAGGCGAGAAGTTTGAGCAGTGACCGTTAATATAGTTGTACTCGACAGGCGGCACGCATTGCTGCGGGATTCCGGAGGTCGTGGCGGAGAGGTTGAGGTACTCGGCAGGGGATCTCTTGGGAGTATTGATGGCGGTggcggaggaggaagaagaagaagaagagggtttCTTATTCTTTCTGGAGCCGCCGCCGACGGGGACGTTGCGGAGAGAGCCACCCTCGGTCCAGTACCGGCGGCAGGCCTTGCAGAAGTAGCGCGGCTGCGTGAGGCTGTAGTTGTTGTAGTAGCAGAACTTGGTGTTGCCGGAGTTGCACCGGGGGCACTTCAGCGGCGGCTTCTCCTTGCGCGGCGGCCTGACCGCCCTGCTATTCTTCATCTCCGCTGTCTCCGGCGATCTCAACGAGGCGGCGGAGGGCCCGAATTCTTCCATGGCCTTCCCCAGCGCCATCCCCTGCCATAAGGATCGACCTCCAAACCATCAGAAACCAGTCAAGTAAGCTGGATCATTATTTATCATCAAAGCTTTAACTATATCAGAAGCTCTGCGCAAGAAAGAAGCAAACGGATGCTTTTCATGTCAGCGCACCGCACCGCACCGCACCGCACAGATAAAGGCAATTAAAGCAAACACAGAGATAAAAGGAAGGGGGAAAAGGCAGAaaaagaaaagcaaaagaaaagtaAGCTGCTGCCGCTTTGAAGGATTAAAGacgtggatcgatccggcgccAATAAATTCCGGGAAACAAAAGAtgaacaccaactcccagctgaaaacAAATTAACAAAGAAACCTGAGGCCACTGCGTTGTGTCCATGCCAAGCTCCAGCCTCTCGACGATCCGGAAGATGGAaaaggaaggaagaaggaaggaaggaagacgGAGAAAACCCTAGGTAGCTGATAGAATGATATGGCGTGGTGGTCTACGATTGCACTCATATGGTATGCgaggtggtggtggtggatgACGAATCCACTATCGTATGTTATTTTTGTTTAGTGTGGAGTTAATTCAATTAAACCGGGTATTTTGTCCACTTGCTGTCGCATGCAGTTAATGTGCGCATGTGAAGGGAAGGGGGGGAGGAGGTGCAGCGCACGTGTGAGGGAGGCGAACGGCACGTGCCAGGGACAGTATGATGGAGGACGCGCTGGGCCGGGGCCCGCTTTGTGCGCGTGAAGGGGACAACGATAGTGGCAGATGAAGACCTTGAAGCTGCCTTGTTTGAAAAAGATGTGGATGAAGCATGAGCGATGGGGATTTCCTCTGTTTAATTTATTCTCCTCGAATCAATTCCTTTTACATGCGAGGCCACGGCAGGTCAGTTTGTTTGAGTCATATTTCTTgtagaaatttaaataataataataataatagtaaaaatttaaataaaattacaaggCTTAAGTTAATTTGAATACTTGTTGACTTCAAAGTCAGAGGTTGACTTCACCATATATTGGAGCAGCATGCAACATAACTCATGTGATTTTACACtgagtcatatatatatatatatatatcacatcaCAAACATTGGGCAAACTAGTATAGACTGTGTCCCTTCAAATGTAATTATTTGATCATGTTAATTATTCTCTTTAATCATAATTAGGAGAAGAGAAGGTGCTAAAGTTAATCATCCGTACAATTTGGAGCCAAAAGAGTTTGTTTTAATGGCCCCTCATGCTGGATTAGGAACCATGGAGCACATGCATTGGTTGTTTATATATTTAGACACAAAGTGGTGTCATCATGTGGATCACATGCGAGAGATCAGGATTAATGGATTAATCGCTAGCTTTAGTTTGCACCTGCATGTTTATTGTTTACTATCGCCTTTCTTTCAGCGTGAAAAAGAGATTGCAGTATTGAATTAATCATGATGAGATTCATTAGTTTGACGCTAAACAAAGTGGGGGAAAAGAAAACTTTGAACGAACACATGTTGGCTTTTGGAACCCCCTCAGTGAGATCTTCCATGGAAGGGCTGCAAAGAAGATGCCACTACTGTACAGTAGTGGTATTTTAAGGATAGCTCGTAAGATGTTTGATATGGCGTGCAAGAGGATGGCCTTCTTAATTTGGAGTTTAGAAGGTAGGGTTTCGGCGATTTCAACTTAAAGCGACCTTCATCTAATCATTGCAGCTAACTAACACTTTCATACATTGTTGTCTAGTATAATTCTGTTTGTTTTGTTTTAACTGTTCTCATTGACCTATGTTTTAGCTTTTCTTGTAGATTTGCTTCAGCTAATGCAGCTCTGGGTAAATCTGGTTGGCCTGACTTCATAGTTTTCAGCATAAGAAACTAAGAAAAAAGAGGAAAAGGTCAAGACTGTACAAAGATTGTACCATGCAACCATTTGAAAGAAATGTTCGAGTTTCTACAGAAGTTGACCTCCTCTGTCCATCTTTAATTCGTCGTTATCTTCTTCTTCCCCACCACCACTTTTATGTGTCCCTGTGATTTGTCAACTGACCACCTCCAATTCCCATCCACATCTCACCTAACATGCCTTTCACTATTAGCTTATTCTAATATACGCATAATAATGAACATAGTTGGTGGAGTCAGGACTTTCTTCTTCCCCTGTCCTCTTTACCAAGTCAGATAATAACAAATGGAGAggacatcatgtaattataactTAACCTGCTACTTGCTGTAGTCATTAACCTTTACCGAAAATTCATATTAAAGTTAAGACAGACAAGATATTTGACATTGTGTGAGGGGAGGGACCTAGAAGTCAaacctttatctttcttacaaaATGCATGTTCTCTTTACCGGATAACACCAGGTCAGGGGAATGGAAGAGGCCGTACTTATGATTTACTATAAGAAATGAATGAAACGAAGAAATGGAAAAGAAGAGGTAAAAGTATGAGCCGTTGCTACCAAAGAACCTTTTAATCGATCAATACAATGAACAATAAGATTTTGTTGGGGTTGTACAACGAGGCTACGTACGTTCAAGAAATGGTCAATGGTAATGCAACAGAAAACTGACTGCTGAAGAAGGAACCTTTCTCTTGCTCTGCCTCTTCATGTCTCCGATCAATTATAAGATGGCCATCAGTAGTGTCAGATATAATTCAAGATTGTCTACTGCAGAAGGAATCCTTTCTCTTTCCCTGTCTCTTCAAGTCTCCGCAAAATCTTGCACTTCAAGCACACACTGCAGCCTTAAAACTGAAATGGTTCTTGTTTACCGTCTTGAATTCCAACCATTGACCACATCAGGAAAACTGGAAAAAGAAGCTCTCTACCAAACTCAGCCAAAACTTCTTGACCCCGAGTTTAGTTCAATGCTCGGGTAGGAGGCGTCGAACTAGTTCAGGAGAAGCGCTTTCAAGCTCTGCAAACATGTTTAAATCTCATTTAAAGGACCATCGATGGACGGACGACGATTACACAGGAAGGTGAATAAGGCATTACCTTTAGATGTGAAGTTGAATAAAGGAGGAAGAGGTTTGCCACTAAGCAAACATGTGTTAGGATCTCTCAATTCATCAAAGAATGGATGAGCGCAGGCCTCCAACTGTATCAATGATGACAAACATGTTTATGTCACTTGGAATACATACCAATGGCAAACCATTAATGATCAAAATAGAAACTAGCAAGATGTAGAGAAGACATTAATTACTACAATGAAAGTGAAACAgaaaaactttatttttatttggaTGTATCATATACTTACCGCTGTAAGACGCAAATTAGGTGAGTATTGAAGTAGTGTTGACACAAGATCAATTGCCTCAGGGGGTACAGAATTTGCAAAAAACTGCATGTTGTAGACATGGTGCGTTATTGTTTGGAATTACTAGGAGGATCATCATTATATTACAGGTTCAGCTACCTTATGCCAAGGGTGACCTTTCATGCATGGAAATTTGAATTCTGAATAATTTGGGTTCATAGACTTGATTTCTTCATTTGTTGGGGTACCTAAAACCTGAGAAGGAACGACAATAAGTGagataaaaattattattgaaagaCAAATGTCATTGACATAAAATTACCTTAATGATTTCCACGAGCTGATCAACACCACTTTCCCCTCGAAATAGAGGCTGCAAGAGGAATTCATATAGTAATTAGTTTACACTGCTTCACCATACTCATGGAGATAAACTTATTCAATATCTTATACAAGACAGACAATCACATAATAGGCATTAAGCAATCTAGCCTATGCCCTCATCCTATGAagataaacttatttttaaacggAATGATAAATGTGTATGTAATCAAATTATCAAAATACTAGATTTGCCTCTATATGGCATAATAACTAACCACCCAAGAACACTGTTACCTGTCCAATGAGAAGCTCAGCCAACACGCAGCCGACCGACCATATGTCAATAGCAGTGGTGTACTCTGTGGCACCAAACATAAGTTCAGGTGCTCTATAGTACCGTGAACAAATGTAAGATATATTAGGCTCCCCTGGAACCTGAAATGAGATGATGAGATATCATAGGAAACAA contains:
- the LOC122012252 gene encoding dof zinc finger protein DOF1.6-like isoform X2; translation: MALGKAMEEFGPSAASLRSPETAEMKNSRAVRPPRKEKPPLKCPRCNSGNTKFCYYNNYSLTQPRYFCKACRRYWTEGGSLRNVPVGGGSRKNKKPSSSSSSSSATAINTPKRSPAEYLNLSATTSGIPQQCVPPVEYNYINGHCSNFSPFLPMLSAPSAAAEYLSGFGVQELIRPPPSMSFPMDGGVNVGGYGGGGKLLFPLADDMKPAVVPSSGINVAHQLFDENNNRQGDELPPPAGFWTGLMNNNAGGPW
- the LOC122012252 gene encoding dof zinc finger protein 1-like isoform X1; its protein translation is MDTTQWPQGMALGKAMEEFGPSAASLRSPETAEMKNSRAVRPPRKEKPPLKCPRCNSGNTKFCYYNNYSLTQPRYFCKACRRYWTEGGSLRNVPVGGGSRKNKKPSSSSSSSSATAINTPKRSPAEYLNLSATTSGIPQQCVPPVEYNYINGHCSNFSPFLPMLSAPSAAAEYLSGFGVQELIRPPPSMSFPMDGGVNVGGYGGGGKLLFPLADDMKPAVVPSSGINVAHQLFDENNNRQGDELPPPAGFWTGLMNNNAGGPW